One genomic region from Lineus longissimus chromosome 6, tnLinLong1.2, whole genome shotgun sequence encodes:
- the LOC135489536 gene encoding uncharacterized protein LOC135489536, with protein sequence MLVHIFGAASSPSCSNYALRKTVDDHKDGFAEAASTIQSNFYVDDCLKSVASTEKAIALADDLRTICDKGGFKLTAWISNDREVMATIPKELWAKGVKDLDIKQNSLPVERALGVQWCVESDTFRFRIQLTEKPPTSRGILSTVYSVYDPLGFLSPFILKAKAILQELCKLKLGWDDNVPEPYLGQWRDWLQDLPKLSGFSADRCVKPQGFGEIASAALHHFSDASETGYGVASYLRAVNAEGLVHCCLFQSKSRVAPLKQVSIVRLELTAATVAVRLNTMLRRELEISVEQSYFWTDSMTVVKYVVNETSRFQTFVANRLQVIQEGSKAEQWRHVPGSLNPADEASRGQSGESFVRNKRWLRGPDFLRDSEERWPVLPPLSLRLETDDPEVRKSPVSVMV encoded by the coding sequence ATGTTGGTGCATATATTTGGTGCGGCTTCATCTCCAAGCTGTTCCAATTATGCTCTGAGGAAAACCGTTGATGACCATAAGGATGGATTTGCTGAAGCAGCCAGCACAATACAGTCCAATTTCTACGTAGACGATTGCCTTAAGTCTGTAGCATCAACTGAGAAAGCCATTGCCTTAGCTGACGACCTGCGTACCATTTGTGATAAAGGAGGGTTCAAGCTGACAGCTTGGATTTCGAACGATAGGGAAGTGATGGCTACAATCCCTAAGGAGCTTTGGGCTAAAGGTGTCAAGGACTTAGATATCAAACAGAACAGCCTGCCGGTGGAACGTGCCTTGGGAGTTCAATGGTGCGTGGAGTCTGACACTTTTAGGTTCAGAATTCAACTTACTGAAAAACCTCCAACAAGTCGTGGGATTTTATCAACCGTATACTCAGTCTACGATCCATTGGGGTTTCTTTCCCCATTCATACTCAAagcaaaggctattttgcaggaACTCTGTAAGCTGAAGCTTGGCTGGGATGACAATGTACCAGAGCCTTACCTTGGTCAGTGGAGAGATTGGTTACAAGATTTGCCCAAGCTGTCAGGGTTCAGCGCAGATCGTTGTGTGAAACCTCAGGGTTTTGGAGAGATAGCCTCCGCCGCTTTACACCATTTTAGTGATGCTTCAGAAACGGGCTATGGTGTCGCCTCTTACCTACGTGCGGTGAATGCAGAAGGACTTGTACATTGCTGCTTGTTCCAGTCTAAGTCACGTGTGGCACCTCTCAAGCAGGTCTCAATAGTGAGGCTTGAGCTAACTGCGGCCACTGTTGCTGTGCGCTTGAACACTATGTTGAGGCGAGAGTTGGAGATCAGTGTTGAGCAATCATACTTTTGGACTGACAGCATGACTGTCGTAAAGTACGTAGTCAATGAAACATCGCGCTTTCAAACTTTTGTCGCCAACAGGCTACAAGTAATTCAGGAAGGTTCCAAGGCTGAGCAGTGGCGGCACGTGCCTGGCAGTCTCAATCCTGCTGACGAGGCCTCTCGAGGACAGAGTGGAGAAAGTTTTGTCCGAAACAAGCGATGGTTGCGAGGTCCTGACTTTCTGAGAGATTCTGAGGAGAGGTGGCCTGTGTTGCCTCCTCTGTCATTGCGCCTAGAAACTGATGACCCGGAAGTGAGAAAATCCCCAGTATCCGTCATGGTTTAG